GAAGAACCCGGGTCTCCTACCTACCTTGTCATTTAGGAAGCCAACCTTGAGAATGTTCTCCACGCCAGGAACCCCATCGGCCATGGTGAGGTCCCCCATGGAGTCTCCCAGCAGGAGGATGTTGGTTTTGCCCTGAAGCTGCTCGAAGTAACCAGAGTTCTCGCACACGGAGCTGTTCTTGTTGTAGGTGTGTATGAGCTGGCCCTTGAATCCCTTTAGGAAGCCCTAAATAATCAAGAcgagagacagacagaaggaCTACAAGGGCCCATTCGGGACCAGTGTTCCACTGTCTCTGCCACAGAGGAAAGGGAATCCTGAAAGCCACAGATAATGCCAGAACTTCATTGTGATCCAACTAGGGGCCAGCAAGCTAGGGCCCGTGGACTAGATTTggcctatttttgtaaattgcTTTGCTGGAACACAGCCAGGTCCACTTGTTTACATCTTGTCTACGGGTGCTTTTTTGTGTGACagagtagctgtgacagagatcATATTGCCCGCAAAGCCCGAGATACTTACTACCtggtcttttacagaaaaagtttacaaCCCCTGGTTTAAATTAACAGGAACCATCAAATATTGTTGATCGCCTACTCTGGTGAAAGCATGAAGCCCGTGATACAAGCGCTGCCTGGCTACATGTGCGCTAACCTCAGCTGTGGGCCACACCCTAACCACAGGTCAAAGGGATGAAAATTCCAGCCTTGGTTTTAAGGGGAAGAAGTCAGAACACGGGTGAGTCAGAGCAGCCCACCTCTGGCTCAAGAAAAACAAGTCCAAGTCCAAGCCCTTGAGTACCTAGGATGGCACACGAGCCATGACAGTGACACAGGGCCTGGCCAAGCCCTAAACTCAGTCCTCCCTGGCAGAGTCGACTGTCAGCCAACACCCAAGAGTGGGTCCTTCAAAAGCGACTGTCTTTAGCTGgcactaataaataaataactgccgAGGGCAAAGAAGGTGGTatgccttccctcccccctcccccatcacggTTAACATTTAGGGTGAAGCACCCTGGCTGGCGGTCCCCACCCCTCTTCCAGCCCCAGCTCACATCTTCATCAAACTCCATGTAGTTAGAGACGATGTGGATGTTCGGGTGGAACACTTTCCTCTGCCGCATGATTTCTTCCAGGATATCCCCAACGCCCGCGGAGAAGATGAAAAGGGGAACGCTGTTCTGGGAGAGGGTGTTGAAGAACGTCTTGTATCCATCCCTGAAGTGACATGAACGGTTCTGAAATGGCACTGCCTCTGCGactgttctttattttctatttgggttacatctttaacatttttaaaaaacattttaaattgtggtataaAATACATACAGTAAATTATTAAAGTGCACTAATCTTAAGTGTTCAGCTCAGTTAATATTTACATATGTTCACACACATGTACTTACTAATCAGGTCAAGATTCCCTCATGTTCCTTCCCAGTCGATGCCATCGCCCCCATTTTGACTTCACATCACCATTGATTTGCTCTCCCTGCCCCTGAACTTCATATACACCATATAaccacattttttgtttgtttgtttgtttgtttgtttctgtattaTTTTGCCTGAGCAAAATACAACCAGGCAGCTATCCTGAGGCAGCTTCACTGGGGGACACCTCCAACCCACCCAGGCACTTACTGGGTTTGCACGTGTCTACTCTCCTGGCTTTCCACGAGCTAGCCTCTCTCCCCAATCAGGACACACAATCCTTGAGGGAAGGCACCCGTGTGGACTCCTTCCTCTACGTGCCCTCATCCCTCCTCCAGTAAAGAACGCTCCAGCAGACAGCTGCACTGTGAAGGCCACGGAAGATCAAGGGCCCTAGGTCAGCCAACTCCCATGTCTGGATAAAGAACGCCAGTCGCCATGGGGACCCCAAAAGTCTGTTTATCATTGGGAAGAATGAGCTAGACGCTGTTTGTTCTAGGAGATGGAGCCCTGGTCATATTCACACCACATCCACTACCAGCAGACTGCATCCTGGGACACACCCAAGGATAGAAAATTCTCTGGCTGTGTCCAGAGAGGACAAGCAAGACCTTCTCCACGTCATCTACTCATGGTGCTAGATCGCTTCTGACTCTCCCAGCAACCGACTCCTCTTTGATTCTTCCCAGCCTCTCTTTTGTGAGCAAACCCATCGCAAACAGTCTGGCAGAAACATTTTCCAGAGCAGGCAGCTCACCTAAGCATTGCGTTGGACTCTCTCACCACCTGGGCTATCTGAAACTTCTGAACCTTCTGCTGGCACAGGAGCTCATGCGCTTTGGTCCACCTGGAAACAGACACCCCACAAAACCCCAAATTCAAACCACTAAGTAAAGTGACCTTTCCCATCTCAGGGCCGAGTCTCCTCTGGAA
This sequence is a window from Pseudorca crassidens isolate mPseCra1 chromosome 19, mPseCra1.hap1, whole genome shotgun sequence. Protein-coding genes within it:
- the NT5C3B gene encoding 7-methylguanosine phosphate-specific 5'-nucleotidase isoform X3; the encoded protein is MAEEVSTLMKATVLMRQPGRVQEIVGALRKGGGDRLQVISDFDMTLSRFAYNGKRCPSSYNILDNSKIISEECRKELKALFHHYYPIEIDPHRTIKEKLPDMVEWWTKAHELLCQQKVQKFQIAQVVRESNAMLRDGYKTFFNTLSQNSVPLFIFSAGVGDILEEIMRQRKVFHPNIHIVSNYMEFDEDGFLKGFKGQLIHTYNKNSSVCENSGYFEQLQGKTNILLLGDSMGDLTMADGVPGVENILKVGFLNDKVEEQRERYMDSYDIVLEKDETLDVVNGLLQHILQQRDCTEMQGS